A single Carassius carassius chromosome 3, fCarCar2.1, whole genome shotgun sequence DNA region contains:
- the LOC132113038 gene encoding TP53-binding protein 1-like produces the protein MDPGESDLDSSFPQTENPCLIVEDSQPDSVALEDDPDTSYRALLARRLSNLQPTSQSPVLELISSPAKSGCLQSDSQTEKSDTTAHSDNLQSNLGSAATEHSQVFEVHSYPILKRY, from the exons ATGGATCCTGGTGAGAGTGATCTTGATTCAAGTTTTCCTCAGACAGAAAACCCCTGCCTCATAGTAGAGGACTCGCAGCCTGATAGCGTGGCCCTGGAGGACGATCCTGACACCAGCTACCGTGCCCTTCTCGCCCGCCGTCTCTCTAACCTGCAGCCCACATCACAAAGCCCTGTGCTG GAACTAATTTCTTCTCCTGCTAAAAGTGGTTGTTTACAAAGTGACAGTCAGACTGAGAAGAGTGACACTACAGCCCACTCAG ACAATTTGCAGTCCAACCTGGGTTCAGCAGCTACAGAGCATAGTCAAGTTTTTGAAGTTCACTCTTACCCCATCTTAAAAAGGTACTAA